Within Sporosarcina sp. PTS2304, the genomic segment GTGATGGCTGATTTCCCGTTAGGTGGAGTAAGTTCAGAACACGTATGGGCAGATCAATTGCCGACAATTCCTGTATCTGACGGAATTGTGGACTGGGATGTAAGTAAACCGGAAGTGCAACAGCGATTGACGGATGCAGCAGTTAGTTTTGTTAAAGAATATCCAGTTGATGGTATTCGATTGACAACGCTTGGTCAGGCCGATGCTGCGTTCTTGGATGAAATGATCGTTGCACTGAAAGAAGCAAAAAAGGGCTTATACGTTATTACGAACGAGCCAAGTGAAGCAGCTTTTGACAGTGTGCCATCACAAGATCGTTCACAAGCAATTCAGGATGCATTTGTCCAAGTGGATCCCGATTCATCCGCGTTAGATGAGTTTTCGAATGACGATGAAGGAAAGTTATTGCAATTTGACGATTTAACAGGACCACGTTTTACATACAAAATGGTCGAATTACGCCAGTTCCCACCGACCCGCTGGAAAGTGGCAACGACTGCGCAGTTCATGCTACCTGGTGTCCCTTTGACGCCTTACGCGACAGAAATTGCTGTAAACGGAAAAGAAGCACCAGAAACACATCCGTTCTTCAACTTTAAAACAGATATGGAGCTACACGATTGGATTGGCGATCTGAACACTCTTCGTAACGACTCGGAAACGTTGCGTACAGGCGATTTTAAGATGCTGCACAATGAAGACGGCTTTATCGTGTTTGAACGTTCTTCAGAAAATGAGAAGTGGATTATTGCGATTAACAATACGTCTGAAGTAAAAAGTTTCCAAATTGATCCTGCTCAACTTGGAGAGAAGAAGAAGCTGCGCGGCGTATTAGCACAAGACTTGATCAAGCAAACGAAAGACGATGAATTCCATATTGTCGTTGAACGGGAACTTGCGGAAATTTATTTAGTAGAAGATGATGAAGGGTTCAATACTCCTTATCTGATTGCGTCTCTATTAGTTATTATTTTGTTCTTGTTATTCTTATTTGCGGTCATTCGTAAAGGGAAACAAACGAGAAACAAAGAATTGGTAAATGAATCTTAAGGGAAAAAGTAAATTGTAGGCAAGACGGTTTGATCACTCTTTGTATGTGGTGAAAGACTACGTGGGCTTGTCTGCTACTTCATGTTCGTTTCTTAGATGGAGTAAGGCTGACTTAGCGTGTCTTGCGGCTTGCGCTTCCAGCCGATACGCTTTCCGGAGAGGGCGCGGCGGACCCCGCAAAAGTGCATTGCGGGTTACGCCTGTCACCCTTATCCTCCCGGAGTCGATCGTCTGTAAGCCGCAAGCCGTACTTTGTGTAGGCAAGACAGTTTGATTACTCTTTGTAGATGGTGAAAACTAAATAGACTTGTCTGATACAATGCGACCGCTTTTGAAGTTAGATAGCGGTGAGGTGTTATCAGCTACTATGACTGTTTCGATGGACTGACTGAAAAAAGAAGTGACACTATATAAGTTCAGTCACGCAATCCAAAGCTTCATCAACACTGTACAGGAGAATTCACTTCCCATACTTTATTTCTGGACGAACACCAACTGAC encodes:
- a CDS encoding alpha-amylase family glycosyl hydrolase, whose translation is MKRITGLLAACMLALFIAQPITYAADTSFSDESIYDLLVDRFNNGLGSNDFDVNAQDPNVFNGGDFAGISNRLQHILDMHFTMISIGPIFKTATYDGKQVLDYSEIEPHFGTAEELNGLLAELHEHKLKVMADFPLGGVSSEHVWADQLPTIPVSDGIVDWDVSKPEVQQRLTDAAVSFVKEYPVDGIRLTTLGQADAAFLDEMIVALKEAKKGLYVITNEPSEAAFDSVPSQDRSQAIQDAFVQVDPDSSALDEFSNDDEGKLLQFDDLTGPRFTYKMVELRQFPPTRWKVATTAQFMLPGVPLTPYATEIAVNGKEAPETHPFFNFKTDMELHDWIGDLNTLRNDSETLRTGDFKMLHNEDGFIVFERSSENEKWIIAINNTSEVKSFQIDPAQLGEKKKLRGVLAQDLIKQTKDDEFHIVVERELAEIYLVEDDEGFNTPYLIASLLVIILFLLFLFAVIRKGKQTRNKELVNES